Proteins co-encoded in one Psychromonas sp. L1A2 genomic window:
- a CDS encoding LysR family transcriptional regulator, whose protein sequence is MTFDQLKTFLWVAKLGVIRRAAHEMNLSQPAISARIYALENELGVQLFERHKTGVVLTTEGILLRSHAEKIESYMELIKSELTPTEEVKGLIRIGVAETVAQSWLSDFLAALRKLYPKLVIELSVDVTINLREQLLSRNIDLAFLMGPLPEGNIENITLPRFKLNWFCSINEESPDLSKSPIFSFSRLSRPYQDIVSELMHRNGSLGQIFPSNSLSTSFEMIASGIGIGALPTQLAQRFINDQRIKVFDPGWVPNDILFTASYLNDPRSEITHKTAILAEEIASKYSNCTTK, encoded by the coding sequence ATGACATTCGATCAATTAAAAACATTTTTATGGGTCGCAAAGCTTGGTGTAATTAGACGAGCAGCACATGAAATGAATTTATCTCAACCAGCTATTTCAGCTCGTATATATGCACTAGAAAATGAGTTAGGAGTACAACTTTTTGAACGTCATAAAACAGGTGTTGTTTTGACTACAGAAGGCATTTTATTAAGGTCTCATGCAGAAAAAATAGAATCTTATATGGAGTTAATAAAATCAGAGTTAACACCAACTGAAGAAGTGAAAGGCCTTATTCGTATTGGGGTTGCAGAAACGGTTGCACAATCATGGCTATCCGATTTTCTAGCTGCATTAAGAAAACTGTACCCTAAACTAGTTATCGAGCTTTCAGTCGATGTAACAATTAATTTAAGAGAACAATTATTATCTAGGAATATAGATTTAGCTTTTTTGATGGGGCCACTACCCGAAGGTAATATTGAAAATATTACACTTCCTAGATTTAAATTAAACTGGTTTTGTAGTATTAATGAGGAATCTCCAGACCTTTCTAAATCGCCTATATTTTCATTTTCTCGACTCTCCCGACCTTATCAAGATATTGTATCGGAACTAATGCATCGTAATGGTTCCTTAGGGCAAATATTTCCTTCGAATTCTCTTTCAACGAGCTTCGAAATGATTGCCTCTGGAATTGGTATTGGTGCATTACCTACTCAACTTGCACAACGTTTTATAAATGATCAACGAATTAAAGTATTTGATCCTGGATGGGTACCCAACGATATACTTTTTACCGCATCGTATTTAAATGATCCACGATCCGAAATTACACACAAAACAGCTATTTTGGCTGAAGAAATTGCGAGTAAGTATTCGAATTGTACGACAAAATAG
- a CDS encoding S1 family peptidase, with translation MSNTTMALSTKIYSFFTCLFSFVLIFSSPSFAEDNYQSYSLRFSTEVDNTTDTDSSSYSTSISTYIIGGDDAVREYPWMVALYKSGNFICGGVLISSNWVATAAHCVYESDDEDGNATAYDASYYSLVIGESTHYSSTSSAESAGVTVHNLSRVVIQPNYDDDTVDYDVALLELDASYYQPGPALTIATQFNAIEEGDLLTTLGYGVLSVDDNATPAEKTPTTLQEADLPYVPENQCYWSSYNRTTDNMFCAGYSDDTDIDSCSGDSGGPVFKTLDGQLSLVGLVSWGASTCSDNPGVYTNISNLRSWILENIDGLQVVEEGVASYDTDQGTFSEGLISVYQYGSDLESYLDISDLTFDDETYTDNLSVSDHCSNTYLYSTVENEASCQMTFDLTDVIDEDALFTATLLVNDDSEVIVQDDSSDDEVIVSDDSSSDSSDDDSIDSDVTESTDVTTTSSSSSSGGSLGFMILFLLAIVSVKRRYFY, from the coding sequence ATGAGTAATACTACTATGGCGTTATCCACTAAAATATATTCGTTTTTTACCTGTTTATTCAGTTTTGTATTAATATTTTCATCTCCATCTTTTGCTGAAGATAATTATCAAAGTTATTCATTAAGGTTTTCTACTGAAGTTGATAACACAACAGATACTGATAGTAGTAGTTATTCTACGAGTATTTCCACTTACATCATTGGTGGAGACGATGCTGTTCGAGAATATCCTTGGATGGTGGCGCTTTACAAATCGGGTAATTTTATTTGTGGTGGCGTATTAATTAGCTCTAATTGGGTAGCAACAGCTGCCCATTGTGTTTATGAAAGTGATGACGAAGATGGTAATGCAACGGCTTACGACGCGTCCTATTATAGCCTTGTTATTGGCGAGTCTACGCATTACTCATCAACAAGTTCAGCGGAGTCTGCGGGTGTTACAGTTCATAATTTGAGTCGTGTTGTCATTCAACCTAATTATGATGACGATACGGTTGATTATGATGTTGCATTACTTGAATTAGATGCTTCTTATTACCAGCCTGGACCTGCCCTTACGATAGCGACTCAATTTAATGCGATTGAGGAAGGCGATTTACTGACTACGCTTGGTTATGGTGTTTTGTCGGTAGATGATAATGCAACACCAGCAGAAAAAACTCCAACAACCTTACAAGAAGCTGATTTACCTTATGTACCTGAAAACCAATGTTATTGGAGTTCATATAATAGGACGACAGACAACATGTTTTGTGCAGGTTATTCAGACGATACGGATATTGATAGCTGTTCAGGTGACAGTGGCGGTCCTGTATTTAAAACGCTTGATGGGCAATTAAGCTTAGTGGGTTTGGTTAGTTGGGGGGCTTCAACTTGTTCAGACAATCCTGGGGTTTATACCAATATTAGTAACTTACGCAGCTGGATTTTAGAGAATATTGACGGATTGCAAGTTGTTGAAGAAGGTGTTGCTAGCTACGATACTGATCAAGGTACTTTTTCTGAAGGTTTGATCAGCGTTTATCAATACGGTTCAGATCTAGAAAGTTACTTAGATATTAGTGATTTAACGTTTGATGATGAGACTTATACAGATAACTTAAGCGTTAGTGATCATTGTAGTAATACTTACCTATATTCAACTGTAGAAAACGAAGCAAGTTGTCAAATGACATTCGATTTAACGGATGTGATTGACGAAGATGCTTTGTTTACAGCCACCTTACTAGTGAACGACGATAGTGAAGTAATAGTGCAAGATGACTCAAGTGATGATGAGGTTATTGTTTCAGATGATAGTTCAAGTGACAGTTCTGATGATGACTCAATAGACAGTGATGTAACGGAATCAACGGATGTTACTACAACGTCATCGAGCAGCTCTAGCGGTGGTAGTTTAGGTTTTATGATTTTATTCTTATTGGCTATAGTTAGTGTAAAACGCCGATACTTTTATTGA
- a CDS encoding oxidative damage protection protein: protein MSRTVFCTYLKKEAPGLAFQLIPGETGKRIFDNISQEAWAKWQHKQTMLINEKKLNLMKAEDRALIQEAMVGYLFEDKDVEIEGFTPKD, encoded by the coding sequence ATGTCTCGTACTGTATTTTGTACTTATTTAAAAAAAGAAGCGCCAGGTTTAGCATTTCAATTAATTCCAGGTGAAACTGGTAAACGTATTTTTGATAACATTAGCCAAGAAGCATGGGCAAAATGGCAACACAAGCAAACAATGCTGATTAACGAAAAGAAATTAAACCTAATGAAAGCAGAAGATCGTGCACTTATTCAAGAAGCAATGGTCGGTTACTTGTTTGAAGATAAAGATGTAGAGATCGAGGGTTTCACACCTAAAGATTAA
- a CDS encoding Na/Pi symporter — MENVQTVLPNRSESEKSNNYIKWITVALLIYLLICAVGIIGSGFKMSVGGHAKELFAFASNPFAGLVVGIVATALIQSSSTVTSIIVGLVAGGLPVELAVPMVMGANVGTSITNTIVSLGHVRAKEEFKRAFSAATVHDFFNLLSVVIFLPLEIAFGFLEKIGGSLAHLFYGAGDTSIKGFNFVKAATAPVVDTFKNVGSSLGDQVGGGVLIIAGIILIFVSITLVGKLLKKLMVGKAKDIMHTAIGRGPISGIASGTLVTVLVQSSSTTTSLMIPLAGSGAFKLKEIYPFTLGANIGTCVTAVLAATAVTGNAEAALQIAFIHLVYNILGVLVIYGIPALRNLPVKAAEALGATAAENKFAALAYILGVFFIVPAVCLSVSSML, encoded by the coding sequence ATGGAAAATGTTCAAACAGTGCTTCCAAACAGAAGTGAATCGGAAAAATCTAATAACTATATAAAGTGGATAACCGTAGCATTACTTATTTATCTATTAATTTGTGCTGTTGGTATTATTGGTAGTGGTTTTAAAATGTCTGTTGGTGGACATGCAAAAGAACTATTTGCCTTTGCAAGTAACCCATTTGCAGGGTTAGTGGTTGGTATTGTTGCCACTGCCTTAATTCAATCATCTTCTACCGTTACCTCTATTATTGTTGGTTTAGTGGCTGGTGGTTTGCCTGTAGAACTTGCGGTACCTATGGTGATGGGGGCAAACGTTGGCACATCTATCACGAATACTATTGTATCGTTAGGTCATGTTCGTGCCAAAGAAGAGTTTAAAAGAGCCTTTTCAGCTGCCACTGTACATGATTTTTTCAACCTATTATCAGTCGTTATCTTTTTACCATTAGAAATTGCTTTTGGTTTCTTAGAAAAAATAGGTGGCTCGTTAGCACACTTATTTTACGGTGCAGGTGACACGTCAATTAAAGGTTTTAACTTTGTAAAAGCAGCTACAGCACCTGTCGTTGATACATTTAAAAACGTTGGTAGTTCTTTAGGTGATCAAGTTGGAGGGGGGGTATTAATCATTGCGGGGATTATCCTGATTTTTGTTTCGATTACTTTGGTTGGCAAATTATTGAAAAAATTAATGGTAGGTAAAGCCAAAGATATTATGCATACAGCAATTGGACGTGGCCCAATATCTGGTATTGCTTCGGGTACGTTAGTTACTGTTTTAGTACAATCTTCTTCTACAACAACCTCATTAATGATTCCATTAGCAGGATCTGGAGCATTTAAATTAAAAGAAATTTATCCATTTACCTTAGGTGCCAATATTGGTACTTGTGTGACGGCGGTATTAGCTGCAACTGCTGTGACAGGCAATGCTGAAGCTGCATTACAAATTGCATTTATCCATCTTGTTTACAATATATTAGGTGTGTTGGTGATTTATGGTATCCCTGCATTACGTAATTTGCCAGTAAAAGCGGCAGAAGCATTAGGAGCGACTGCAGCGGAAAACAAGTTTGCTGCATTAGCATATATTCTAGGCGTGTTCTTTATTGTGCCTGCAGTATGTTTAAGCGTGAGTAGCATGCTTTAA
- a CDS encoding DNA-J related domain-containing protein translates to MTMNHHIENPLIWPLLTLIKEAQESCQIHHLANELQKEGLLNDLDNDPNKALFKRNFLLMNALYQLQEILLPAKWLQVEVMNILLLEHPPSNIAIALDKESALRSYYLDWHNFETNADEIEAMLTGFWNRYHQTMTPAINSIDKANAFKVFGLNHDASPQQIRQQWRRLALELHPDRVRGNKEKFLKACEAWQVLKE, encoded by the coding sequence ATGACGATGAATCATCATATTGAAAACCCGTTAATTTGGCCGTTATTAACTTTAATTAAAGAGGCACAAGAAAGTTGTCAAATTCATCATTTAGCGAACGAGTTACAAAAAGAAGGGTTATTAAACGATTTAGATAATGATCCGAATAAAGCCTTGTTCAAAAGAAACTTCTTGTTAATGAATGCCTTGTATCAATTACAAGAAATACTATTACCTGCAAAATGGTTGCAAGTTGAAGTAATGAATATCCTGCTACTTGAACATCCCCCCTCTAATATCGCTATTGCATTAGATAAAGAAAGTGCATTACGTAGTTATTATTTAGATTGGCATAATTTTGAAACAAACGCTGATGAGATAGAAGCGATGTTGACTGGTTTTTGGAATCGTTATCATCAAACTATGACTCCTGCTATCAACTCAATTGATAAAGCGAATGCATTCAAGGTATTTGGATTGAATCATGATGCCTCACCACAACAGATACGCCAACAATGGCGACGATTAGCGCTTGAGTTACATCCTGATAGAGTCAGAGGAAACAAAGAAAAGTTCCTGAAAGCCTGTGAAGCATGGCAAGTGTTAAAAGAATAG
- the trmB gene encoding tRNA (guanosine(46)-N7)-methyltransferase TrmB: MTEHDQSATDNGTEENHTENTKEKYIRKIRSFVKREGRMTKRQQTAIDDLWPTMGIDYQEKQINFSELFGNDNPVVLEIGFGMGKSLIEMAQTAPEKNFLGIEVHGPGVGACLADAGEAGVTNLRVMNHDAVEVLEFMIPDKSLSTFQLYFPDPWHKARHHKRRIVQPEFIENMRPKLAIGGVIHMATDWENYAEHMLEVLKAATNFKNTSTEGDYAPRPDWRPLTKFESRGHRLGHGVWDLLFERVS; this comes from the coding sequence ATGACAGAGCATGACCAGTCTGCGACAGATAATGGAACAGAAGAAAACCACACTGAAAACACGAAAGAGAAATATATTCGTAAAATTCGTTCTTTTGTTAAACGTGAAGGGCGCATGACTAAACGTCAGCAAACTGCAATTGATGATCTATGGCCTACAATGGGCATTGATTACCAAGAAAAACAAATCAATTTTAGTGAGTTATTTGGTAATGATAACCCTGTTGTATTAGAAATTGGTTTTGGTATGGGCAAGTCATTAATTGAAATGGCACAAACAGCACCAGAGAAAAACTTTTTAGGTATTGAAGTACATGGTCCTGGTGTTGGTGCTTGTTTAGCCGATGCTGGTGAAGCTGGCGTAACTAATTTACGTGTAATGAATCATGATGCGGTTGAAGTATTAGAGTTCATGATCCCGGATAAAAGCTTATCTACATTCCAATTATACTTCCCTGATCCGTGGCATAAAGCGCGTCACCATAAACGCCGTATTGTGCAACCAGAGTTCATTGAAAATATGCGTCCTAAATTAGCGATTGGTGGTGTTATCCATATGGCAACAGATTGGGAAAACTACGCAGAGCACATGTTAGAAGTATTAAAAGCAGCAACAAACTTTAAAAATACCAGCACAGAAGGTGATTATGCACCTCGCCCAGATTGGCGCCCGCTGACTAAGTTCGAGTCTCGTGGCCACCGTTTAGGTCATGGCGTATGGGATTTACTGTTTGAGCGTGTTAGCTAA
- the mutY gene encoding A/G-specific adenine glycosylase encodes MQCYINCATLLDYSPPIIIEEFLVSELHFSQRINDWHQQHGRKTLPWQLDKSLYKTWVSEVMLQQTQVATVIPYFNKFMRSFPSISYLANAPIDEVLHHWTGLGYYARARNLHKAAQIVRDQFDGKFPEEFDDVIALPGIGRSTAGAVLSLTLNKHFSILDGNVKRVLTRHQKIEGWTGEKKVENQLWTLADKLTPKTDTKVFNQAMMDMGAMICTRSKPKCDQCPVSTDCLALADDCMTAYPTPKSKKKIPTKTAVMLVLKNKQQSIQLIQRPPTGIWGGLWCFPEFIDSESALNSLETIGITDYQATELATFRHTFSHYHFDISPILVEFNEQQIEQVMEQNGQLWYNLQQPQKVGLAAATKKILNTVNKITNKE; translated from the coding sequence ATGCAATGTTATATTAATTGTGCAACTCTGCTAGACTATAGCCCCCCCATTATTATCGAAGAGTTTCTAGTGAGTGAGTTGCATTTTAGCCAAAGAATCAATGATTGGCACCAACAACATGGCCGTAAAACCTTACCATGGCAGTTAGATAAAAGTTTGTATAAAACATGGGTTAGTGAAGTCATGTTACAACAAACGCAAGTAGCGACCGTGATCCCTTATTTTAATAAGTTTATGCGATCTTTTCCTTCAATTTCATATTTAGCTAATGCCCCTATTGATGAAGTATTACATCATTGGACTGGTTTAGGTTATTACGCACGCGCTCGCAACTTGCATAAAGCGGCACAAATCGTTCGTGACCAATTTGACGGTAAATTCCCAGAAGAATTTGATGATGTGATTGCATTACCCGGTATCGGGCGATCTACTGCAGGTGCAGTCTTGTCATTAACCTTAAATAAACACTTCTCTATTTTAGACGGTAACGTAAAACGCGTGTTAACTCGCCATCAAAAAATTGAAGGTTGGACAGGTGAAAAGAAAGTTGAAAACCAACTTTGGACATTAGCCGATAAACTTACGCCTAAAACAGATACGAAAGTATTTAACCAAGCGATGATGGATATGGGTGCAATGATTTGTACACGCAGCAAACCTAAATGCGATCAATGCCCTGTCTCTACTGATTGTTTAGCTTTGGCTGATGATTGTATGACGGCATATCCAACACCTAAATCAAAGAAAAAAATACCCACTAAAACAGCGGTAATGTTGGTATTAAAGAATAAACAGCAATCAATACAGCTTATTCAACGTCCTCCGACAGGTATTTGGGGTGGTCTTTGGTGTTTCCCTGAATTTATCGATAGTGAATCGGCCCTAAATAGCTTAGAAACAATCGGTATTACAGACTACCAAGCAACAGAATTAGCGACTTTCCGTCATACATTTAGTCATTATCATTTTGATATTTCTCCGATATTAGTTGAATTTAACGAACAACAAATTGAACAAGTCATGGAACAAAATGGTCAGCTTTGGTATAACTTACAACAACCACAAAAAGTTGGGTTAGCGGCGGCGACGAAGAAAATATTAAACACCGTTAATAAAATCACGAACAAGGAATAA